A single genomic interval of Nocardioides palaemonis harbors:
- a CDS encoding class F sortase, whose translation MTRALLPVLAGTMVATVVGCAGDLPTPERTGAPTARTSTAPAPGPTTEPAPVRRARRAPSVVVPQPPDRAVLPSGRSVDVRVVGTTPDGLLAVPRDIEVAGWWRGGSRVGDPFGATLLAAHVDSTTQGLGPFAELLTVGRGARVELRAGELRQVFEVRSRTLVPQGPLTDHPELFDASGRRRLVLVTCAPPYDASRGGYQNLAVLTAAPLGPPEAP comes from the coding sequence GTGACCCGCGCGCTGCTGCCGGTGCTCGCCGGGACCATGGTCGCCACGGTCGTGGGGTGCGCGGGAGACTTGCCCACGCCCGAGCGCACCGGAGCACCGACCGCACGCACCTCGACGGCGCCCGCCCCCGGGCCGACCACCGAACCGGCTCCGGTGCGGCGCGCACGTCGCGCACCGTCCGTGGTGGTCCCGCAGCCACCCGACCGTGCCGTGCTGCCGAGCGGGCGGTCGGTCGACGTCCGGGTCGTCGGCACGACGCCCGACGGCCTGCTCGCGGTCCCCCGCGACATCGAGGTCGCGGGCTGGTGGCGCGGTGGCTCCCGCGTGGGCGACCCGTTCGGGGCCACCCTGCTGGCCGCGCACGTGGACTCCACCACCCAGGGCCTCGGCCCCTTCGCCGAGCTGCTCACCGTCGGCCGTGGCGCGCGGGTCGAGCTGCGCGCCGGTGAGCTGCGCCAGGTCTTCGAGGTCCGCTCCCGCACGCTCGTCCCGCAGGGCCCGCTGACGGACCACCCCGAGCTGTTCGACGCCTCGGGCAGGCGGCGGCTGGTGCTGGTCACGTGCGCGCCGCCCTACGACGCCTCGCGGGGCGGCTACCAGAACCTCGCCGTCCTGACCGCTGCACCGCTCGGCCCGCCGGAGGCACCGTGA
- a CDS encoding DUF4397 domain-containing protein yields MRRLVPAALAATLVLLPLAAPATAAPTPALVTVVQAVPGAGVAIAVDGRPITRNAAVGDIVGPLGLTPGRHDISFTGADFTVDSTLEVGAGEASDVVLHLPAEVDGDPVVHSYDAPTGAIGPGKARVLLAHTATVPPADVQVDGQTVFTNIANGEFADADVPEGSIEVALLPSGSGGDPILGPLDLSVAAGTLSMVYAYGNPSDGSMAVIAHTEELSPDGSVVPTRIDTGSAGLVRDAVTTFAAPAAHGGRGPLLPVALLLVVAAAAAAGRARWSRSRVG; encoded by the coding sequence ATGCGCAGACTGGTCCCGGCAGCCCTGGCCGCCACACTCGTCCTGCTGCCGCTGGCAGCGCCGGCCACGGCGGCCCCCACGCCCGCCCTGGTCACCGTCGTGCAGGCCGTGCCGGGGGCCGGCGTCGCGATCGCGGTCGACGGTCGACCGATCACCCGCAACGCCGCGGTCGGCGACATCGTCGGGCCGCTGGGCCTGACCCCGGGCCGCCACGACATCTCGTTCACGGGTGCCGACTTCACGGTCGACTCGACGCTCGAGGTCGGTGCCGGCGAGGCGAGCGACGTGGTCCTGCACCTGCCCGCCGAGGTCGACGGCGACCCGGTCGTCCACTCCTACGACGCACCGACCGGCGCGATCGGGCCGGGCAAGGCCCGCGTGCTGCTCGCGCACACGGCGACCGTGCCGCCCGCCGACGTGCAGGTCGACGGGCAGACGGTCTTCACCAACATCGCCAACGGCGAGTTCGCCGACGCCGACGTCCCGGAGGGCTCGATCGAGGTGGCCCTGCTGCCGTCCGGCAGCGGTGGCGACCCGATCCTGGGTCCGCTCGACCTCTCGGTCGCCGCCGGGACGCTGTCGATGGTCTACGCCTACGGCAACCCGAGCGACGGGTCGATGGCCGTCATCGCGCACACCGAGGAGCTCTCCCCCGACGGCAGCGTGGTCCCGACGCGGATCGACACCGGGTCGGCCGGGCTGGTGCGCGACGCGGTCACCACGTTCGCGGCCCCGGCCGCGCACGGCGGGCGGGGACCGCTCCTGCCGGTGGCGTTGCTGCTCGTGGTCGCGGCCGCCGCCGCGGCGGGCCGGGCCCGGTGGTCCCGATCGCGGGTCGGGTGA